In Candidatus Cloacimonadota bacterium, the following proteins share a genomic window:
- a CDS encoding twitching motility protein PilT, whose translation MNLSFIEELQVNLSDFITGINRFQRIDKLLYENVNWRKEVHEHFKNLLAYMIHHNASDIDLGGPGTRGKIWYRIYGNKSPCDDMPSYNEDEITLILLNVLNETQKKILYEKKNIDFSMEMVFDGQDKPNRFRGDIYFDRNYLSANFRKIDQKVRHIKSLNFPENIIKRLNLYYEKSGLYLITGISGSGKSTTLDSIVDMNNHTNKAHIVIIGDPIEFIHRSDKCIVKHRNVGDDVLSFEDGTVQALRQDPDIIIVGEMRDPQTIATVIEVTDSGHKVFTTLHTSSAIDSIHRIIGEFPPNEQDRIRMRLADTIRVCVSQKLIPDKKGKVVMTKEILSVDSSVKAAIRNKNIGEIYQMMVEGKKKGMMTLEQDLLNLYRKNVISKETALNYANNRKIMIQLLQF comes from the coding sequence ATGAATCTATCTTTTATCGAGGAATTGCAGGTAAATTTATCTGATTTTATCACTGGTATCAACCGTTTTCAGCGTATTGATAAATTGTTATATGAAAATGTGAACTGGAGAAAAGAAGTCCACGAACATTTTAAGAATTTACTTGCCTATATGATCCACCACAATGCTTCAGATATCGATCTTGGCGGACCCGGAACAAGGGGAAAGATCTGGTACAGGATCTATGGTAATAAATCACCTTGCGATGATATGCCTTCCTATAATGAAGATGAAATTACTTTAATCTTATTGAATGTTCTGAACGAAACCCAGAAAAAAATATTATATGAAAAGAAAAATATAGATTTTTCTATGGAAATGGTCTTTGATGGACAAGATAAACCTAACAGATTCAGAGGAGATATATATTTTGACAGGAATTATTTGTCTGCCAATTTTAGAAAAATAGATCAGAAAGTGCGGCATATTAAGAGCCTGAATTTTCCCGAAAATATTATTAAAAGACTTAATCTTTATTATGAAAAATCCGGTTTATATTTGATAACGGGAATTTCCGGTTCCGGAAAAAGTACAACCCTCGATTCCATCGTTGATATGAATAATCATACTAATAAAGCACATATCGTGATCATTGGAGATCCTATTGAATTTATTCATAGATCTGATAAGTGTATAGTTAAACACAGAAATGTGGGTGATGATGTTTTGAGTTTTGAAGATGGAACAGTTCAAGCTTTAAGACAGGATCCCGATATAATTATTGTGGGTGAGATGAGAGATCCACAGACGATCGCTACGGTTATTGAAGTAACGGACAGTGGTCACAAAGTTTTTACAACTTTACACACGAGTTCTGCCATCGATAGTATTCACAGGATAATCGGGGAATTTCCACCTAATGAACAGGACAGGATCAGGATGAGATTAGCTGATACGATCAGAGTTTGTGTCTCCCAGAAATTGATTCCTGATAAAAAGGGAAAAGTGGTTATGACCAAAGAGATACTTTCTGTTGACAGCTCCGTTAAAGCAGCGATCAGAAATAAAAATATCGGGGAGATCTATCAGATGATGGTAGAAGGTAAGAAAAAAGGAATGATGACTCTTGAGCAGGACCTGTTAAATTTATATAGAAAAAATGTGATTTCCAAAGAGACAGCATTAAATTATGCTAATAACAGAAAAATAATGATCCAATTATTACAATTTTAG